The proteins below come from a single Bactrocera tryoni isolate S06 unplaced genomic scaffold, CSIRO_BtryS06_freeze2 scaffold_25, whole genome shotgun sequence genomic window:
- the LOC120780374 gene encoding tigger transposable element-derived protein 6-like produces the protein MSKERIIAMICANASGTVKRKLLVIGKYNNPRCFKNVKTLPVDYCANNKSWMTSQTFTDYLKKWDCELIKAKTKILLLPMDQGVINSLKQSYRKQLLMKIMDLPEEANPTKGVSLLDVVSMLSVEWESVSKETIRNCFRHAGLVKDIPDGLDFDPEDDEPLSKIIDINKVVVLSKFDEYSRIDENIIATEEHSDNDLIQDFLHELLEEDSGDEDLALPETIMKIEDAMNYSRKLKLYSQQKENSSDAINLLNKLEIKLQKDFANKAFTQKKITDFFQKT, from the exons ATGtctaaagaaagaataattgCCATGATTTGTGCTAATGCATCGGGCACGGTAAAACGGAAATTATTGGTtattg GAAAATATAACAACCCCAGATGCTTTAAAAACGTTAAAACGTTGCCGGTAGATTATTGTGCTAACAACAAATCCTGGATGACTTCTCAGACCTTTACTGACTATTTAAAGAAATGGGATTGTGAACTTATAAAAGCCAAGACTAAAATTTTGCTATTA CCCATGGATCAAGGCGTCATTAATAGCTTGAAACAATCTTATAGAAAGCAGCTTCTGATGAAAATTATGGACCTTCCTGAAGAAGCCAACCCGACAAAAGGTGTGAGTCTTTTAGATGTTGTCAGTATGTTAAGTGTTGAATGGGAAAGTGTCTCTAAGGAAACCATAAGAAACTGTTTTCGACATGCTGGTCTGGTAAAAGACATTCCTGATGGATTAGATTTCGACCCGGAGGACGATGAACCTTTAAGCAAAATTATCGATATTAATAAAGTAGTGGTTTTAAGCAAGTTTGATGAATATTCAAGGATTGACGAGAATATAATAGCCACAGAAGAGCACTCAGACAATGACTTAATTCAAGACTTTCTGCATGAGCTGCTTGAAGAAGACTCCGGTGATGAAGATTTAGCACTCCCCGAAACTATAATGAAAATAGAAGACGCTATGAATTATTCTAGGAAACTGAAGCTATATTCTCAACAAAAAGAGAATAGTTCAGATGCAATCAATTTGCTCAATAAACTCGAAATCAAACTACAAAAAGATTTTGCCAATAAGGCATTCACCCAAAAGAAAATCACAGACTTTTTTCAAAAGACTTAA